The Cottoperca gobio chromosome 6, fCotGob3.1, whole genome shotgun sequence genome has a segment encoding these proteins:
- the lmo2 gene encoding rhombotin-2, giving the protein MSSTIERKSLEANEEPVDEVLQMPPSLLNCGGCQQSIGDRFFLKAIEQYWHEDCLSCDLCGCRLGEVGRRLYYKLGRKLCRRDYLRLFGQDGLCASCEKRIRAFEMTMRVRDKVYHLECFKCAACQKHFCVGDRYLLINSDIVCEQDIFEWTKLNNNNMI; this is encoded by the exons ATGTCATCTACTATAGAGAGGAAGTCACTGGAAGCCAATGA GGAGCCGGTGGATGAAGTCCTCCAGATGCCACCGTCTCTGCTGAACTGCGGTGGGTGTCAGCAGAGCATCGGCGACAGATTCTTCCTTAAGGCCATCGAGCAGTACTGGCATGAAGACTGCCTGAGCTGCGACCTGTGTGGCTGTCGACTCGGGGAGGTGGGCCGCCGGCTCTACTACAAGCTGGGACGAAAACTATGTCGGAGAGACTACCTCAG ACTTTTCGGTCAGGACGGTCTCTGTGCTTCCTGTGAGAAGCGGATTCGAGCATTTGAGATGACGATGCGTGTGCGGGACAAGGTTTACCATCTGGAGTGTTTCAAGTGTGCCGCCTGCCAGAAGCACTTCTGTGTGGGTGACCGCTACCTGCTCATCAACTCAGACATTGTGTGCGAGCAGGACATCTTTGAGTGGACCAAactcaacaataacaacatgatTTAG
- the caprin1b gene encoding LOW QUALITY PROTEIN: caprin-1b (The sequence of the model RefSeq protein was modified relative to this genomic sequence to represent the inferred CDS: deleted 1 base in 1 codon), giving the protein MPSAMNANRTVQSASPDVGSAPGSMGIFGGQPEVMKQVLCVLDKKVRNMEKKKGKLDDYQVRKDKGETLNHDQLDALSKFQEIMYNVEFGRELQKTFITLGQDIQKVVKKSARREQLQREESEQRRLKTILELQFLLDRLGEDNVRQDMKQGVGGSPLLTDANLAAFDEFYKLVGPDRDQNIRLVDQYEEASVHLWDLLEGKDKAVVGTTYKALRETLDQVLLSGYFDRVPSHQNGVCEEEEEEEPASAAAAASSAVAVAAAAAAVAESSEAEEQTADPEPEVIEEFTEPIAVEKTEFINRQFIPDGTYSGSEEQGDEWTTETEAVGAMQQQPMRPAASPVAMEIHPLNLASPVPPADPLVRKQVVQDLMAQMQGTYNFMQDSMLEFDGQPIDPAIVSAQPMKPAQNMDLPQMVCPPVHPESRLLQPNTVPVQPEPTQVPIDSPTPPPMYQTSHMPDPRPSAETIDPTQTSMSLSSEQPPPSTALPPVSPTQVFQPVSKAPHSSGINVNAAPFQSMQTVFNLNAPVPPANETEALNQANQYQNSYNQAFSSQPQHPVEQTEMQPEQLQSVVGAFHSQDQTGGHQQPPQQGPGFLRQGQSFYNSRGMSRGGPRNARGMINGYRGSSNGFRGGYDGYRPPFANTQNSGYGQTQFNTPRDYSNGNYQRDGYQPNYKRGAGQGPRGVSRGSTQAIRS; this is encoded by the exons ATGCCCTCAGCGATGAATGCCAATAGGACAGTGCAGTCTGCCAGCCCAGATGTGGGATCCGCTCCAGGGTCAATGGGCATTTTTGGTGGACAGCCTGAAGTTATGAAGCAAGTGCTGTGTGTCCTCGACAAGAAGGTCCGCAACatggagaagaaaaag GGTAAACTGGACGACTATCAAGTCAGGAAGGATAAAGGGGAGACTCTCAATCATGACCAGCTG GACGCCCTCTCCAAATTCCAGGAAATCATGTATAACGTAGAATTTGGCCGAGAGTTGCAGAAGACGTTCATCACACTGGGACAAGAT ATCCAGAAGGTGGTGAAGAAGTCTGCACGGCGGGAACAGCTGCAGCGGGAGGAGTCAGAGCAGAGGAGGCTGAAGACGATTCTGGAGTTGCAGTTCCTCCTGGACCGACTGGGAGAGGACAACGTGCGGCAGGACATGAAGCAGGGGGTCGGTGGCTCACCACTGCTGACAGATGCAAACCTTGCAGCATTTGATGAGTTCTACAAGCTAGTGGGGCCAGACCGTGACCAAAACATCAG GTTGGTTGACCAGTATGAGGAAGCATCTGTGCACCTTTGGGACCTGCTGGAA GGGAAGGACAAGGCTGTGGTTGGAACAACAT ACAAGGCTCTGAGAGAGACTTTGGACCAGGTTCTGCTGAGTGGGTACTTTGACCGGGTTCCTTCTCACCAAAATGGcgtgtgtgaggaggaggaggaggaagagccagcctcagcagcagcggcagcatcTTCTGCAGTAgcggtggcagcagcagcagcagccgtaGCTGAATCGTCAGAAGCAGAAGAGCAGACTGCTGATCCAG AACCTGAAGTAATTGAGGAGTTTACAGAGCCAATTGCGGTGGAGAAAACAGAA TTTATAAACAGACAGTTCATTCCAGATGGCACATACAGCGGCAGTGAGGAGCAGGGGGATGAGTGGACCACGGAAACAGAG GCAGTCGGCGCCATGCAGCAGCAGCCTATGCGGCCTGCGGCTTCGCCTGTTGCCATGGAAATCCACCCCTTGAATTTAGCGTCTCCCGTGCCGCCTGCTGACCCCTTGGTCCGGAAGCAGGTGGTGCAGGATTTAATGGCACAGATGCAGGGAACGTACAACTTCATGCAG GACTCTATGCTGGAGTTTGACGGACAGCCCATTGACCCGGCCATTGTCTCAGCGCAGCCCATGAAACCCGCTCAGAACATGGACTTACCACAGATGGTGTGTCCTCCAG TTCACCCAGAGTCCCGGCTATTGCAACCCAACACTGTTCCTGTCCAACCAGAGCCCACACAA GTTCCTATCGATTCCCCAACTCCGCCCCCCATGTATCAGACCTCACACATGCCAGATCCTCGGCCCTCAGCAGAAACCATCGACCCCACCCAG ACCTCCATGTCCTTGTCGTCAGAGCAACCTCCACCCTCTACAGCTCTCCCACCCGTCTCTCCAACGCAAGTTTTCCAGCCCGTTTCCAAAGCTCCACACAGCAGTGGCATCAATGTCAACGCAGCACCATTCCAGTCAATGCAGACA GTGTTCAACCTCAATGCCCCAGTCCCTCCAGCTAATGAGACAGAGGCTTTGAACCAGGCCAACCAATACCAGAACAGCTACAACCAAGCCTTCAGCAGCCAGCCGCAGCATCCTGTGGAGCAGACAGAGATGCAGCCAGAACAACTGCAGTCTG TAGTTGGTGCCTTCCATTCCCAAGACCAGACAGGAGGCCATCAACAGCCTCCCCAGCAGGGCCCAGGCTTCCTCAGACAGGGTCAGTCCTTCTACAACAGCAGAGGCATGTCTCGCGGTGGACCACGCAATGCCAGGGGGATGATCAATGGCTACAGAGGCTCATCGAATGGGTTCAGAG GTGGCTATGATGGTTATCGCCCTCCTTTCGCCAACACTCAAAACTCTGGTTATGGACAGACTCAGTTCAACACACCTCGGGATTACTCAAACGGGAATTATCAGAGG GATGGTTACCAACCAAACTACAAGCGGGGAGCTGGTCAGGGACCGAGAGGAGTGTCGAGAGGCAGCACTCAGGCAATACGATCCTGA